The following proteins are co-located in the Candidatus Accumulibacter cognatus genome:
- a CDS encoding class I SAM-dependent methyltransferase, producing the protein MRQTPLNQIHNPDVLNFMRSDYTGVVEVGSSSGALARAYRGINPGCRYVGIEIDADYAEASRQHCTEVIHGNVEYLSAETFHQLSDADCWVFADALEHLYDPWQLLERIKANARSRTEVIACIPNAQYWGVQSRLNAGLFIYQDSGLFDRTHIRWLTRLTIIDLFNSHGFQVLNMIARLLDQPTDEMAAAIRQMARASGNDPEMALQDAVPFQYVVKALADG; encoded by the coding sequence CGACAAACCCCGCTCAATCAAATTCACAATCCGGATGTTCTCAACTTCATGCGTAGCGACTATACAGGCGTGGTGGAAGTGGGCTCCAGCAGTGGTGCTCTGGCGCGAGCCTATCGCGGCATCAATCCCGGCTGCCGCTATGTGGGCATAGAAATCGATGCGGACTACGCCGAAGCCTCCAGGCAGCATTGCACGGAGGTGATCCATGGCAATGTCGAATATTTATCTGCCGAAACATTTCACCAGCTGAGTGATGCCGACTGCTGGGTATTTGCTGACGCTTTGGAGCATCTTTACGATCCATGGCAACTGCTGGAGCGCATCAAGGCCAATGCGCGCAGCCGCACCGAAGTGATTGCCTGCATCCCGAATGCGCAATATTGGGGCGTCCAGTCCCGGCTTAACGCCGGCCTGTTCATCTATCAGGACTCCGGTCTGTTTGATCGTACCCATATTCGCTGGCTTACCCGCCTGACCATTATCGATCTGTTCAATTCGCACGGATTCCAGGTGCTCAACATGATTGCCCGTCTCCTCGATCAACCTACTGATGAAATGGCTGCAGCGATCCGGCAGATGGCACGTGCATCCGGTAACGATCCCGAGATGGCCCTACAGGATGCAGTCCCATTTCAATATGTGGTCAAGGCGCTAGCGGACGGCTGA
- a CDS encoding IS66 family transposase, translating into MYLRKHDLLQMDDDWLKRLPAELLLEVSKRLLHDVKELQDRLHRNPENSSRPPTSQAPWAKPEGPEESTVPVIETLPGETETEVTEVEEDTAKAAVKPSTAAKASRKKAGKQPGSPGYGRTQKLAVTGTCDHRPENCTACAQALSADAPSKRYTAWDEIDIAPPVEGQIGLMFLIIRHYLLETNCDHCDHVSRAQPWRSAGEHEWEQVELGEWRLVGPQLAGLIVFLALRLRLSRPRIREALMEMFGLLLSVGVIDETLREAGRASFPLEDVLVADLLQEPQLNVDETSWPENRLLLWLWALVTPWTVLFVIGPRHAEMLENVLQDGYYGILISDGYRVYRAWLNRLRCWPHLIRKLRGLAESSDGRVSGVGQEMEGLMHTLKDAIYAARIDLPPEGLPFLYATHVDRLKSLCTAHWSDAHPALRSVAREFLYDWEVIMRPLGEPHLPLSNNAAEQALRHWVIARHISHGTRSEAGTRAFALLASVIETCRLRGASSWRYLGTVIRAARKGLELPPLPAIPAAA; encoded by the coding sequence ATGTACCTGCGTAAGCACGACCTTCTCCAGATGGACGACGACTGGCTGAAAAGGCTGCCGGCGGAGCTATTGCTGGAAGTGTCGAAGCGTCTGCTGCACGACGTCAAGGAGTTGCAGGATCGGCTGCACCGGAACCCGGAGAACAGCTCGCGTCCGCCGACCAGTCAGGCGCCCTGGGCGAAACCCGAAGGCCCTGAGGAGAGCACTGTTCCGGTCATCGAGACTTTGCCCGGCGAGACCGAGACAGAAGTCACCGAGGTCGAGGAAGACACGGCCAAAGCCGCCGTGAAGCCTTCGACAGCGGCGAAAGCTTCCCGCAAGAAAGCGGGCAAGCAGCCCGGCAGCCCGGGCTACGGCCGGACGCAAAAGCTCGCGGTCACTGGCACCTGCGATCACCGCCCTGAGAACTGTACCGCTTGTGCGCAGGCGCTTTCAGCGGACGCTCCTTCGAAGCGTTACACCGCCTGGGACGAGATCGACATTGCACCACCGGTCGAGGGCCAGATTGGGCTGATGTTCCTTATCATCCGCCACTATCTGCTCGAAACGAACTGCGACCACTGCGACCATGTCAGCCGTGCGCAGCCCTGGCGGTCCGCAGGAGAGCATGAGTGGGAGCAGGTTGAGTTGGGCGAATGGCGCCTGGTTGGTCCGCAGTTGGCCGGACTCATCGTGTTCCTTGCGCTGCGCCTGCGTCTGTCCCGGCCGCGGATTCGGGAGGCGCTGATGGAAATGTTTGGCCTGCTGCTCAGTGTCGGCGTGATCGACGAGACCCTCCGGGAAGCCGGGCGCGCCAGTTTTCCGCTGGAGGACGTGCTGGTGGCCGACCTCCTGCAGGAACCGCAACTGAATGTGGATGAGACCTCCTGGCCGGAGAACCGCCTGCTGCTCTGGCTGTGGGCCTTGGTAACCCCCTGGACGGTCCTCTTCGTGATTGGCCCGCGGCACGCGGAAATGCTGGAGAATGTCCTGCAGGATGGCTATTACGGCATCCTGATCAGCGATGGTTACCGTGTCTACCGGGCCTGGCTGAATCGCCTGCGCTGCTGGCCGCATCTGATACGGAAGCTGCGGGGCCTGGCCGAATCCAGCGATGGCCGGGTATCTGGCGTCGGGCAGGAGATGGAAGGCCTCATGCACACGCTGAAGGATGCCATCTACGCGGCGCGGATCGATCTTCCGCCGGAAGGGCTACCCTTCCTCTACGCGACCCATGTCGATCGGCTGAAGAGCCTGTGCACCGCTCACTGGAGTGATGCCCACCCGGCGCTGCGCAGCGTCGCGCGTGAATTCCTCTACGACTGGGAGGTGATCATGCGTCCGCTCGGCGAGCCGCATTTGCCGCTCTCCAACAACGCCGCCGAACAGGCCCTGCGCCACTGGGTCATTGCCCGCCACATCAGCCACGGCACGCGCTCCGAAGCGGGTACGCGTGCTTTCGCTCTCCTCGCCAGCGTCATCGAAACTTGCCGTCTTCGCGGCGCCTCCTCATGGCGCTATCTCGGCACTGTCATCCGGGCGGCTCGCAAGGGCCTGGAACTTCCCCCGCTTCCCGCTATCCCGGCAGCAGCGTAA